The following nucleotide sequence is from Nitrosopumilus adriaticus.
AGACATTAAAAACCGCCTTCTTTTAATTTTTTAATTATTCCTCTGAAAAATGGATTTGGGTTTTTACCAGTCTCTATATCTTTACATGCTTCTTCAATACCTGTCATCTCCATTAATTCTGTAATGGGTGTTCCAATGCAAATGTAGCCTTTAATTTTTTTCTCTTCATCAAATATTGGACTAATTGTTGTTTTTAACCAATATGTGCTTTTATCGATAACTGTATTTCTTATGTAACCTTGGAAAACTTTTCCACTTGAAATCGTTTGCCATAAATTATCTAGTAGTTTTTTATCATGCCAATCTAATTTGAATATCTTGTGCATTTCTCCCTTTAATTCTTCTTTATCCATTTTTGTAATCTCTAAAAAGAAATTATTCATGTAATTACTTAATCCATCAATATCTGTAGTGGATATGATAGTTGACGAATCTATGACGTCTGTAATTTCAGCTAAAGTATTTGCTGAAGTGTTTGCATCTTTTAGAATTCTTGTTTCTCTATCTTGTGCCTGTGCAATATCTGAAAAGCTACTTAGATTTGTTTGGGCTACTGACAACACTTCTTCACTTGCAGCAGTTGCCTCTTCTGTACCGCTAGATACCTGTTCTGTAGCTGCTGAAATTTCTTGCATTTGAGCAACAACTTCCGTAATTGAAATTGAGATATTTTTTATTGATACTAGAATATTTGTGATTACTCCATAAGCATCTTGAACTACACTATTTCCTTTCTGAATACTATCTGTTGTTTTATCTGATGAATCTTTTAATGATGTTACAAGGTGTGATATGTCTTCAGCTCCTTTTTTAGAATTTTCAGCTAATCTTCTTACTTCATCTGCTACAACTGCAAATCCCCTGCCTACATCTCCTGCTCTAGCTGCCTCTATAGCTGCGTTAAGTGCTAACAGGTTTGTTTGTTCAGCAATTTGGGTGATAAATGCAGTCATGTTATCGACTTTGGCAAGTTCTAGTGTTAGTTTTTGAACATCTTTTGATGATTCAGAAACAATGGACTTCATACTGTCCATCTTACTCATACCCTTTTCGGCATCAGCACTAATGGTTTGAGTAATTTTTTCTGATTCTTTCATCATATTCATTGCTTTGTTTGCATTTACTGCAACTCCTTGAATTGCAGTTGCTATGGATTGCAATGACTGTGACACTTCTTCAATTCCACTGGTTTGACTTTTTGTTGCTGATTCTAATTCCATTACTGTATTACTAAGCTGTTCTGAAGCAATTACTGCTTCATCAAATGTCCTTAATACCTTTGATGTGATTTTTTCATCATCTGCTGAATCATTAAATGTTTGTTCTGTTCTTGTTAATTTTTTGTCAATAGCCTCAGTTGATTGTGATGTCATAACATCATATTGAAAATTTTCTAGTTAATGATTTGTCTGATCATAGAGGACAGATAATATTGAAAAAATCATTTCAAGAAAATCATTCTTATATTCCTGGGACTGGTGCTGTAAAGATTATACTATCTAAAAAGTCTGCCATGAATTCATTTATTGCAAACATTGAGATTCCTCCAACTACAAGTAATATGCCAATATGGAAAAAGACTGTTTTGTATAGTCCTCCTTGAATAATCTTTATTGCAAAACCACTAATTATTGATGTCATAATTAGCAAAACAGGCATAAGCATGCTCATGAGGACTGGATCAATTGGACTTAGCTCAAATGCGGCATTTGAAAGATCTCCTTCTGATAAATCATTGAATAATTCTGTAAGCTTATTCATTAATCCAAAGATTGATAGAGATAATACATGTAAAATTACTACAACTAATTGAAATGTGGATGCATTTTGAGCTCTTTTCCCTCTTAGTTCACTAATCTTTTTCGTAATATCTGCAACTACATTTCCTACCAGGTTCATATCTGCGCCTTTGTATATTGATGTTGAAACAATATCGTTTCCATTTGCGATAATATGGTGTCCAGCTTCAATTGAGAATAATTGGAAACATATGGTTTGGTCTATCCTATTTTTAATCCTATTTTTTAATCCGTCAATAAATTCTTGAATTGTTCCAAAATTACTCCTCATTACTGCCTGAAGCGCTTGTCCCATAGAGCCTACTGTGGATAGCAATTGACCAAAATGAAGAATAAATGTTGGATACCATTCTGTGTATGTGGCAATTTTAGATTCTTGTTTTTTTGCAATAATTCCTGGATATAACAATGGTATTCCTCCCAATCCTATTGCAAGAATTGGTGGCAACATATTTGTCAATAAAAGAACTGCTGAAACCCCAACTGTACCAAATATTCCTACATACATCTTCATTCTAAATTTTTTCTCAATTGCATCATCTGTATGAGCTAATACGTCTCTTGGAAACATAAAAAACATCATTGCTACAAATACTGCCATTCCTGCACCCGTCCCCATCATAGAAACTATGAGAATAGATTCTGAATCACCAAATCCCATTAACATACTCATAATTGAATTTGCAGAAATCATAAATGATGCAGTGGACATTAAAGTGTAAAACATTTCTGAAAATAATTTTTGTGTTTCAAGATTTGCCTCATATTTTATGGCATACGTCTGTAAGGAGTTTTTTAATTCATCTCTAAAAAATGTCTTCAAATCATCTCCTAATCTTACAACTTGAGATAATTTTACTAAAAGTAACTTCATAGGATCGTCTTTATTGTTTGAAACTTTTCTACCCATCATTTCACAAGCAGAAGCTAGTCCATATGACCAACCTACACCTAATCTATAGGTGTCTCGAAATGCCTGGGAATATTTTCCATATTTAGAATCCTTTCCAGTTTTAAAAAGCTCAACGGCTCCAATCTCTCCCGTTGAAATACAGTATAGTAAACCGATGAAATACACAAAATTTTCATCTACTTTACTACCTGTTGAAAACATATTTTTTACATCTTTTACTTTGTTGACCATCATTGCTCATCAAGCTCCTTTAGATATTCTTCTAATCCAATTTCATTACAATGTGAAATTGCATTAAACACATCATAATAATTGAAAATTTTCTTCTCCATCATTTTTTCTAGAATTTTTGATCTTAATTCTAATTCATCATATAATTTTCCTTCATCTTTCTTTTTCATACCTCTTTTTTCTAAAACTTTTGAAATGAATAAGGCACTACTTCCCTTTCCTTTGAATCTTACAGTATCTGTTCCTGCATCCCAATCAAATACAGGAATGAACATAACGTTACCATCATTTGATATTCCTAAAATTTCATTAATTGATAAAACACGACGAACTCTTTTTCCTTCGGGATTGAGAACTGCTCCTTGAAATAATGCTAGGTTTAGATTTTCCATGTAAGTCTTTGGAATGTTAATTGGATCGTTTGAGAGTCTTTGAATAAGGGGGACCATTCCTGCTGCGTGAAATGTTGCAATAACTGGGTGACCTGTCTGCATTGCTGCAAATGCTACGTTTCCTTCTGCACCTCTGATTTCTCCTACGAGAATATAGTTTGGTCTCTGTCTTAATGCTGCTTTTAGTAGATCATCCATTGTTACACTAGAAGCTGCATTCCCTGTGTTTCTTGTTGCTTCTGTAATCCAATTGTTGTGAGGTAAAGTTAATTCTGGCGTATCCTCAATTGTTACTACTTTCCAATTTGCAGGAATAAATGCAGTTAATCCCATTAAGGTTGTTGTTTTCCCTGATGCTGTCTCTCCATTTACAAAAAGACTCATTCCTGCTTCTAGCATCATCCACAAATAAGCAACTTCAGTAAAATTCATCACACCTGATGTTAGAACTTGAATAATTGATAATGGGGTACTTGCAAATTTACGTATTGTTGCATTTGTTCCTTTTCTACTGATATCTTTTCCAAACACTATGTTAATTCTGGAACCATCTGGTAATGTTGCATCTACAACTGGTTTTGCATGTGATATTGTTTTTCCAAATTGCTCCGATAAACTAATAATCAACTCATCAATTGCATCCACACTAAGAAAAACAGGTACCTTCAAAGTTCCAAATGCTTTATGAATAATGTACATGTTTCCTGCACCAATAATGGAAATATCTTCAAGGTTAGGATCATTTAGGAATGGATCCAAAAGGCCCGTGCCTGCACGTTTTTGTAGAAAATGATATTTTAAATCATTCATTTTTTTTGATTCAACTGGAAAATTCTTGACTGTAAAAGGATCTCCTAATTTAGAATAATCCACAGGTGATGATGATGCTACTAACGTTTTACTGAGATATGTGTCAACCATATTGAATCTCTCTGTGATCTCTACTGGTGGATCTAACCCTCCAGCTTTTGCAGCAAATACTTTGTCTGCAAATTCCATTAATTCTCTTTCCGGCTCATCAGGTTCAATTATAACATATTCGTTATACCCGTCATCAGAAGTAGTGTGTGGATTTATGTGGATGAATGTATCTTCTGCTACTGAATAAATTAAATTTGGTTCCTTCAGCTTTTTATGTTCTGCCTTTAATTCTTCTGAGAAAAGAGGTAGTGGATTCCCTTTGCCTTGGTATGTTTCCAGATAGTTTTTTAGATATGGTTTTTCCTTTATTTTTGCAACAAACTCAGCATCATTAATTTTTGATAAGTCAAAAACCATTTTCTCACCTATGCGTTAGCCATTGATACAGGAACAATCTTTATGCCAAAAATCAAATCTACCTCAAATGCAAATCCTGCCTCAGGGGTATCTGCAGCACCTAATAGTTTTATGATTTTTAGAGTTTTAACTTCTCTATCTCCTACTACTACTGTTCCTAATTTAAGATATACATCTGCAGTTCCAATTACTGCCGTATTTGTAGCGTCTGAAAAATCTGATGAATGACTTGTAATAATTACTGTTTTACCCTTTGCAACAATTTCCTTACAAAATGAGAGAAAATCTAATATTGATTCATTTTTGGAATTATTGACCATCGGTGAAATTGAATCAATAACTACTCCATCCACCTTATCTATTTTTTCTAAAATAAACTGTTTAATTGCAGGTAAAATTCTCTCAGTGTTTTTCTCAGACCATTTTGCATTTTTGATGTACATTGGAACAAATATCAGTTGACTGCGAACAAAAGGTTTAGAAAAATTAAATGTGATTGATTTCATTTTTTGAATATGCTGTTTTACAGTATTCTCAATTACACAAAGTAGGCTTTTTTTTGTTGTTAATAATCCGTTCATGATCTGAGCTGATATGGCACTTTTACCTGTGCCATGAGCTCCTTCAATAAACACAAGTGATGGTGATGGAATGCCTCCACCGAACTGTCTGTCGATTTCTTCATTTCCAGTAGAAATAATATTACGCATAAGTACACCTCAAATTGAACACGATCAAACTATGAGAATTTTCTATTAAAGAAAATGTTTGACTTTTTTGAACAGAACTTAGACTAGTTTTGTTTCTTTTACTACTATCCCGTTATCTGTTGAAATAACTATAATCATTGTGGTGCCACTTTGTAGCAGTCTACTAATTGTACCCTCAATAATTATGGATTCTCCTTGATTGATAATTTTAGGATCTATCACATCGTTGCTAAATAGAGTGATACACCATTTTCCTACACCACAAACTTCTGCATATTCTAAACTTTCAGTATATGTTGTACCTGCACTATCATAGGTAATGATCATGTCAAATTTATCATATGCCCATAATTTCTCAATACCTGTGTTTGTAATATCTACTGTAAATGTAGATGCAGGTGCAGCTGTAATTATAGAATCTATTGTAAATGAAGTTTTTAGAATTTTATTTTCCAAATCTGATGTTTCAGTAGATGCATCAGAAAACAATGCAGCTTGATCTGTAAATCCTCCAAATGTAAAAATCACATATGTAATTCCGAACATGATGATTCCACCACTAATTGCATTACTTAGGCCCATTTGAAATCCTCTTAAGACACGGAGAATATGTGATCGTTTGACTCTCCATTTGATATTGTGAATTGAATCAAATATGATGTTGAAGTTTGTAATGCAGAATCATCTTGTAATTGGATTTGTATGGTTTCCCCTTGATTCCAAACTGAACTAGGATCTTTAGTTCCATTAAAACTCCACTGGGGATTTGAACCTGAAGAATATCCTACATAATTTACCGATGTAATCGGCCCGAAATACACATCAACTGAATCTAATTCTCGAATTGGAGTTAATCCTGTATTTTTTATCCAAGCCTTCACTGAAGTATTATTGATTTTACTTACGTGGATGATTTCAAACTTGCTTAACATTTTATCTTTCTGTGCTTCAGTATTTGCTGTGTAATATCCTTCAAATGTCCCGACTTTACTTACAACTATTCCTGTGATTAGCCCTGCAACCACTATTGATGCTATAATTAAAATCCCTTCACTAATCATTCCAGATGACATTATTTCACCTCATTTTCAATAGTTTTTGCCAACATTTTTTCCATATCTGATTTCTCTTCATTTTCATTGATGGGCTCATTTGAGTTATTTTTTTTATCGATAAATTGCTTTAATTGTTTTTCATCAATTGTAATGTTCAAAGTTTTGCAATGTACTTTTGTTAGCTCAAATACTTCTTCAGGGATAAAATCTCTTGATAACTCGTCTACTAATGATATGATATCTTCAGGCAATTCTGCATCTTGCACAACAGGTTCTTGCACAACAGGTTCTTGCACAACAGGTTCTTGCACAACAGGTTCTTGCACAACAGGTTCTTGCACAACAGGTTCTTGCACAACAGGTTCTTGCACAACAGGTTCTTGCACAACAGGTTCTTGCACAACAGGTTCTTGCACAACAGGTTCTTGCACAACAGGTTCTTGCACAACAGGTTCTTGCACAACAGGTTCTTGCACAACAGGTTCTTGTTTTTGTGAATTTGGTTTGATGTTATCTGGAGATTTTTCTGATTTTTGAACTAATGCATCCACATTAATCGTTTGAATATTTTCTTTAAATGGTGCATCTTCCTTCATAAAGTTGAGTGGATTATTCATATCTGTAGTCAATAATTTAATGTCTGTCAATGTAGTCTCAAAAGAATTTGAAAGAATTTCAACTTCTTCTTTAACGGTAGTTAGATCCTGTTTGAACTGATCAAAGTCTGTTTTTAGGGTCTGTATGTCATTTTCAATGGGTTCCATTTTTTCCATAATGATTAATTCTGTATCTGAATTATCTAGTGAAGAATCCGAATAATTATCTCCTTCATTTGTTTCTGCACCTGCCAGTAAAGCTTCAATTTCTGGATTTCCTCCAATACCTTCTTCAGGTTTATCTCCCTCTTCTGTTTTTGCTAGCATTGCATCAATCTCAGAATTTCCATTTTCTTTACCCTCTGCTTCTGTTTTTGCCAGTAAAGCTTCCATTTCGGATGTGCCTGAATTATTTTCTGAACCTGTTCCTGCTAATAGCGCATCAATCTCAGAATTTCCTGCAATCTCAGAATCTGCATCTTCAATTTGATTTTGAGTTTCGATCTCAGAATTTTTAGTATTTCCTTTCCCTTTAATAGAAATACTCTTCAATGAAATGTTTTTTAATGAAAAGTTTTTTAAATTAATTTTTTTAATATTTAGACCGACTACAACTACAACTAGTGGTACAACTAAAGTAAATAAAACATATTGTTCATCAAAAAGATATTCAGGAAACATTTCATATAATACAAGAAAATACATTGCAAATCCTGAAAAAATAATTAATTTTAAATTGCTTTCACTAATTTTTATTTTAGAAAAAATAGTTGATGGGAGGAGCATAAAAAATCTCCTAGCCCAAATCTACTATGGTATTTGTGATTGTTGGAACTTGTCTTTCCACAGTTAAGGCTGAACCTGTTGGAGTAATTATTTCCACTTTGATTTTGTCTAATGCTTGTGGTCTATCTCCGGATGCATAAGCAACTGCTAGAACTGCTGATTCTCCTTGTGAGAGAATATCATTACTTGTACTTTCTTGTGTAAAGTAAATGAATGCACGAGTGTATGTTGGTCCAGGACTTGCTCCTGTTGGGCTGTTATCAATTTGTCCAAATGTTTCGTCACCTGATGAACCATCAGATACTGCTTGTGCTGTTGCAGAACTGAGACTCTTGAATTCTCCTGTTAGTGTTCCGACATAAATGTCGCTGTAATCAATTGAATTGCTGACATATCTTACAGAAGTTGTTTTTGCTTCTAGATTAATGTCGTTTCCACCAGATGAAACCTTGATTGGAAATGCAGTCATATTCAAGTATCCTGTTGAAGAATCACCTTCACCGATGACCTTACCTGCAACTTGCATACTGCTACTTGCTTCTCCCAAACTGGAAATTATTGATGTCTTTGCTTTCTGTGATGTAGTAAATCCCATGTTAAGTACAACAAATGCTAAGGCTGCAGCTACGATTACAAATGCAATCATGACTATTGCAGACTCTACACCGATGACTCCACGATGAGAATGTCGCGTTCCCTTTCGTTGTAATTTCATTGATAGGATTAAGTGGCATGGGGGTATATCATAGCGTGTGTTTGGCGTGATCAAACACAAGAATTCATTTAAAAATTGATTTTCTTTTGTATGGCTATCCTAAATCTAGTACTTCATGTGTGATGCTTGGGATGTCTCTTTCTACTGTTAAAGTGGCCCCATTTGAAACTATGATTTCAAAATTGATTTTTTCTAACGCATATGGTCTATCATTTGTTGCAAATGCTATGGCTAAAATGGCATGTTCTCCAACATCTAAAACTTGATTTGAATTCAATCTTTTAGCCCAATATAGAAACGCACTAGTTTCATCTGGCAGTGTACCGTTAACCGGATTAGCACCATTAAATGCATCAAAAGCAGCATCTGTTTCTAGTTCTGCTTGTCTGTAAGCCAAAATTGATTGTCTATATGTATCTGCAGTTATTGCACCTGTGTAGATATTGTCATACTGAATTGATTCACCAATATATCTAATTGATATAACATCTGGAGAAAAATTTACTGAATTCCCATCTTTTGAAATTTTGAGAGGTATGTTTGTTGCATTAATCCTTGGAATGCTAAAACACGAAGATTCTGAATCTATACATCCAACTGCGGTAATTGTTCCTGATATTTTCATTGAACTGCTTGATTCTTCTAATCCTGCAATAGTAGTTGTTTTTACCATCTGTGATGTAGTAAATCCCATGTTAAGTACAACAAATGCTAAGGCTGCAGCTACGATTATAAATGCAATCATGACTATTGCAGACTCTACACCGATAACTCCACGATGAGAATGTCGCGTTCCCTTTTCCTGAAATATCAATATTTTCTATTGCCTTCAAAAGAGTATATCATAAAGTCTGTATTTTGTAAACAGACAATACAAATTTGTAATGATTGAAAATAAGAAAGATTGGAAACCAGTTTTAGTGGTTAACCCATATCTACTATACTGGTGGTGATTGTTGGAATTTGTCTTTCAACTGATAGTGATGCACCAGTTGCTGGAATTATT
It contains:
- a CDS encoding methyl-accepting chemotaxis protein — encoded protein: MTSQSTEAIDKKLTRTEQTFNDSADDEKITSKVLRTFDEAVIASEQLSNTVMELESATKSQTSGIEEVSQSLQSIATAIQGVAVNANKAMNMMKESEKITQTISADAEKGMSKMDSMKSIVSESSKDVQKLTLELAKVDNMTAFITQIAEQTNLLALNAAIEAARAGDVGRGFAVVADEVRRLAENSKKGAEDISHLVTSLKDSSDKTTDSIQKGNSVVQDAYGVITNILVSIKNISISITEVVAQMQEISAATEQVSSGTEEATAASEEVLSVAQTNLSSFSDIAQAQDRETRILKDANTSANTLAEITDVIDSSTIISTTDIDGLSNYMNNFFLEITKMDKEELKGEMHKIFKLDWHDKKLLDNLWQTISSGKVFQGYIRNTVIDKSTYWLKTTISPIFDEEKKIKGYICIGTPITELMEMTGIEEACKDIETGKNPNPFFRGIIKKLKEGGF
- a CDS encoding flagellar assembly protein FlaJ, whose product is MVNKVKDVKNMFSTGSKVDENFVYFIGLLYCISTGEIGAVELFKTGKDSKYGKYSQAFRDTYRLGVGWSYGLASACEMMGRKVSNNKDDPMKLLLVKLSQVVRLGDDLKTFFRDELKNSLQTYAIKYEANLETQKLFSEMFYTLMSTASFMISANSIMSMLMGFGDSESILIVSMMGTGAGMAVFVAMMFFMFPRDVLAHTDDAIEKKFRMKMYVGIFGTVGVSAVLLLTNMLPPILAIGLGGIPLLYPGIIAKKQESKIATYTEWYPTFILHFGQLLSTVGSMGQALQAVMRSNFGTIQEFIDGLKNRIKNRIDQTICFQLFSIEAGHHIIANGNDIVSTSIYKGADMNLVGNVVADITKKISELRGKRAQNASTFQLVVVILHVLSLSIFGLMNKLTELFNDLSEGDLSNAAFELSPIDPVLMSMLMPVLLIMTSIISGFAIKIIQGGLYKTVFFHIGILLVVGGISMFAINEFMADFLDSIIFTAPVPGI
- a CDS encoding type II/IV secretion system ATPase subunit — its product is MVFDLSKINDAEFVAKIKEKPYLKNYLETYQGKGNPLPLFSEELKAEHKKLKEPNLIYSVAEDTFIHINPHTTSDDGYNEYVIIEPDEPERELMEFADKVFAAKAGGLDPPVEITERFNMVDTYLSKTLVASSSPVDYSKLGDPFTVKNFPVESKKMNDLKYHFLQKRAGTGLLDPFLNDPNLEDISIIGAGNMYIIHKAFGTLKVPVFLSVDAIDELIISLSEQFGKTISHAKPVVDATLPDGSRINIVFGKDISRKGTNATIRKFASTPLSIIQVLTSGVMNFTEVAYLWMMLEAGMSLFVNGETASGKTTTLMGLTAFIPANWKVVTIEDTPELTLPHNNWITEATRNTGNAASSVTMDDLLKAALRQRPNYILVGEIRGAEGNVAFAAMQTGHPVIATFHAAGMVPLIQRLSNDPINIPKTYMENLNLALFQGAVLNPEGKRVRRVLSINEILGISNDGNVMFIPVFDWDAGTDTVRFKGKGSSALFISKVLEKRGMKKKDEGKLYDELELRSKILEKMMEKKIFNYYDVFNAISHCNEIGLEEYLKELDEQ
- a CDS encoding ATPase domain-containing protein, whose protein sequence is MRNIISTGNEEIDRQFGGGIPSPSLVFIEGAHGTGKSAISAQIMNGLLTTKKSLLCVIENTVKQHIQKMKSITFNFSKPFVRSQLIFVPMYIKNAKWSEKNTERILPAIKQFILEKIDKVDGVVIDSISPMVNNSKNESILDFLSFCKEIVAKGKTVIITSHSSDFSDATNTAVIGTADVYLKLGTVVVGDREVKTLKIIKLLGAADTPEAGFAFEVDLIFGIKIVPVSMANA
- a CDS encoding flagellin, which gives rise to MSSGMISEGILIIASIVVAGLITGIVVSKVGTFEGYYTANTEAQKDKMLSKFEIIHVSKINNTSVKAWIKNTGLTPIRELDSVDVYFGPITSVNYVGYSSGSNPQWSFNGTKDPSSVWNQGETIQIQLQDDSALQTSTSYLIQFTISNGESNDHIFSVS
- a CDS encoding archaellin/type IV pilin N-terminal domain-containing protein, which codes for MKLQRKGTRHSHRGVIGVESAIVMIAFVIVAAALAFVVLNMGFTTSQKAKTSIISSLGEASSSMQVAGKVIGEGDSSTGYLNMTAFPIKVSSGGNDINLEAKTTSVRYVSNSIDYSDIYVGTLTGEFKSLSSATAQAVSDGSSGDETFGQIDNSPTGASPGPTYTRAFIYFTQESTSNDILSQGESAVLAVAYASGDRPQALDKIKVEIITPTGSALTVERQVPTITNTIVDLG
- a CDS encoding archaellin/type IV pilin N-terminal domain-containing protein; translated protein: MIFQEKGTRHSHRGVIGVESAIVMIAFIIVAAALAFVVLNMGFTTSQMVKTTTIAGLEESSSSMKISGTITAVGCIDSESSCFSIPRINATNIPLKISKDGNSVNFSPDVISIRYIGESIQYDNIYTGAITADTYRQSILAYRQAELETDAAFDAFNGANPVNGTLPDETSAFLYWAKRLNSNQVLDVGEHAILAIAFATNDRPYALEKINFEIIVSNGATLTVERDIPSITHEVLDLG